The proteins below are encoded in one region of Lactuca sativa cultivar Salinas chromosome 3, Lsat_Salinas_v11, whole genome shotgun sequence:
- the LOC111918569 gene encoding probable methyltransferase At1g29790, producing the protein MDIFHLFILLSSNLLTLFIFPTFYSPNCSLIPPPVINPSTIQPPSDHHLPPEFLAFTSPKHLPFGMNSNFDSDKLYPPVGSPCTLFQELKNYMSYPVNGSCPDDELLAQKLLLKGCEPLPRRRCRPPSLPDYTEPYPLPKSFWSTPPDSSVIWTAYTCKNYSCLINRSHNQKHFDDCKDCFDLEGREKTRWVIKGKTGTDFSIDEALAMKKHGTIRIGLDIGGGVGTFAVRMMERNITIVTTSMNLNGPFNSFIASRGVVPMYISVSQRLPFFDNTLDIVHSMHVLSNWIPTTLLHFLIFDIYRVLRPGGLFWLDHFFCVGEELEGVYVPLLESVGFNKVKWVVGKKLDRGPELNEMYLSALLEKPLF; encoded by the coding sequence ATGGACATATTCCATCTTTTCATCCTTTTGTCATCAAATCTCTTAACCTTATTCATCTTCCCAACTTTCTACTCCCCTAATTGTTCCCTAATCCCACCACCGGTGATCAATCCTTCCACCATTCAACCGCCGTCCGACCACCACCTCCCGCCAGAATTCCTTGCCTTCACCTCACCAAAACACCTCCCATTTGGAATGAACTCAAATTTCGATTCAGACAAACTATACCCTCCGGTGGGCAGCCCGTGTACCCTTTTTCAAGAACTTAAAAACTACATGAGCTACCCGGTCAACGGGTCCTGCCCAGATGATGAACTTTTAGCACAAAAGCTTCTCCTCAAAGGCTGCGAGCCGCTCCCCCGCCGCCGCTGTCGCCCACCATCACTGCCAGACTACACCGAACCCTACCCACTTCCCAAAAGCTTCTGGTCAACACCACCTGATTCATCAGTCATTTGGACAGCATACACATGCAAGAACTACTCATGCCTTATAAACCGGTCCCACAACCAAAAACATTTTGATGACTGTAAAGACTGTTTTGACCTTGAGGGTAGAGAGAAAACACGGTGGGTGATCAAGGGTAAAACGGGAACAGATTTCTCGATTGATGAAGCGTTAGCAATGAAGAAACACGGAACGATTCGAATCGGGCTTGATATCGGAGGTGGTGTGGGGACGTTTGCAGTTAGAATGATGGAAAGGAATATAACGATAGTAACAACTTCAATGAATTTAAATGGTCCTTTTAATAGTTTTATAGCATCAAGAGGTGTTGTGCCTATGTATATAAGTGTTTCACAGAGGCTTCCGTTTTTTGATAACACCTTGGATATAGTTCACTCGATGCATGTATTGAGTAATTGGATTCCGACTACTTTGTtacattttttgatttttgatattTATAGGGTTTTAAGGCCTGGTGGGTTGTTTTGGCTTGATCATTTCTTTTGTGTAGGGGAGGAACTTGAAGGGGTTTATGTGCCACTTTTGGAAAGTGTAGGGTTTAATAAAGTGAAGTGGGTGGTTGGGAAGAAGTTGGATCGAGGACCTGAGTTAAACGAGATGTATCTTTCGGCTTTGCTAGAAAAGCCATTATTTTAA
- the LOC128132633 gene encoding probable leucine-rich repeat receptor-like protein kinase At1g35710, protein MAKQIMSNLLFFSLALLNITLSPIPNFASASLEEANALLKWKASLEIPKNSLLSSWIPLPLNSSASVPCTSWFGVVCNADGSIQKLNLTSSGLKGTLHQFSFSLLHNLTHFDLSLNNFFGPIPPAIRHLSKLIHLDFSKNKFSGVIPPETGNMHHLTILYLYSNNISSSISSSFGNLTSLNVLYLYQNQLFGLIPVELGNLKSLNQLDVSDNQLSGSIPSSLGNLTSLNILSLWKNQLFGLIPIELGNLMSLTDLWVNTNQLSGSIPTSLGNLTSLNVLYLYQNQLFGLIPIELGNLKYLTGLYLSKNQLNGSIPSSLGNLTSLNRLYLDKNQLSGPIPTKLGNLKSLNQPDVSDNQLSGLFLHHWVI, encoded by the coding sequence ATGGCAAAGCAAATAATGTCAAACTTGTTATTTTTCTCTCTGGCTTTACTAAACATCACACTCTCCCCCATACCAAATTTCGCTTCTGCTTCTTTGGAGGAAGCCAATGCTCTTCTTAAATGGAAAGCAAGCCTTGAAATCCCAAAAAACTCCTTGCTCTCTTCATGGATTCCCCTCCCTTTGAATTCCAGTGCATCGGTTCCATGCACTTCTTGGTTTGGAGTAGTTTGTAATGCTGATGGGAGCATTCAGAAGTTGAACCTCACATCATCTGGATTAAAGGGTACACTTCATCAATTTTCATTCTCTTTACTACACAATCTTACACATTTTGATCTCAGTCTAAACAACTTCTTTGGCCCCATCCCACCAGCAATAAGACACTTGTCCAAACTTATCCATCTTGATTTTTCAAAGAATAAGTTTTCTGGAGTAATCCCACCTGAAACAGGAAACATGCACCATCTAACCATCTTGTACCTATATTCAAACAATATATCTAGCTCAATTTCTTCTTCATTCGGTAATTTGACATCTTTGAATGTCCTTTATTTGTACCAAAATCAACTCTTTGGTCTCATTCCTGTTGAACTTGGGAATTTGAAGTCCCTGAATCAGCTTGATGTGAGCGACAATCAACTTAGTGGTTCTATTCCTTCATCATTGGGTAATTTGACATCTTTGAATATCCTTTCTTTGTGGAAAAATCAACTCTTTGGTCTCATTCCTATTGAACTTGGGAATTTGATGTCTCTCACTGATCTTTGGGTGAACACCAATCAGCTTAGTGGTTCTATTCCTACATCATTGGGTAATTTGACATCTTTGAATGTCCTTTATTTGTATCAAAATCAACTCTTTGGTCTCATTCCTATTGAACTTGGGAATTTGAAGTATCTCACCGGTCTTTATTTGAGTAAGAATCAACTTAATGGCTCTATTCCTTCGTCATTGGGTAATTTAACATCTTTAAATCGCCTTTATTTGGACAAAAATCAACTCTCTGGTCCCATTCCTACTAAACTTGGCAATTTGAAGTCCCTGAATCAGCCTGATGTGAGCGACAATCAACTTAGTGGTTTATTCCTTCATCATTGGGTAATTTGA
- the LOC111918577 gene encoding probable leucine-rich repeat receptor-like protein kinase At1g35710 produces the protein MSLTDLWVNTNQLSGSIPTSLGNLTSLNVLYLYQNQLFGLIPVELGNLKSLTSLYLSKNQLNGSIPSSLGNLTSLNSLYLEKNQLSGLIPTELGNLKSLTNLQVAENQLNGSIPSSLGNLISLKVLYLYNNQLSGPIPIELGNLKSLTGLSVSENQLNDSIPSLLGNLISLKVLYLYNNQISGPIPTELGNLKSLTDLEVGRNQLNGSIPSSLGNLISLKVLYLYDNQLSGPIPIELGNLKSLTGLSVSKNQLNGSIPSLLGNLTSLNRLYLEKNQLSGPIPTELGNLKSLTHLVVYNNQLSGSIPSSFGDLECLNLLYMYDNELAGPIPIELGKLKSLNDFKMNNNQISGSLPPEFGNVTQLQRLNMSSNHLVGEIPKEFGKMKRMLYLSLASNQLSGVIPVDLGFCSVLEVLDLSKNRLNGSIPRSIDQWAHIHYLNLSTNKLSEKIPSQIGKLVQLTELDLSRNFLTEKIPSEVQSLQSLQKLDLSHNRLSGSIPDAFTSLPNGIEINLSYNELSGPIPYCSNFLNASIESNPDLCGNVTGVKLCPSRIMKKKNDPFHHKLIFVIMLPLIGAVLLGALTYGLTAYQQQKKKSPQKPSDEESGDYFSITSFDGKVVYVDILKATNDFDEAYCIGTGGYGTVYKAELQTNNVVAVKKLHPSSSENFDHNGFLNEVRALTNIRHRNIVKLYGYCSHVRHSFLIYEYLENGSLGSILRRDVLAKELDWLKRVNIVKGVANGLAYMHHDCSPPIIHRDISIANILLDSDYEAHISDFGTSKLLKLDSSNWTVIAGTFGYIAPELAYTMVANEKCDVYSFGVVAVEVIMGKHPGDLLTSLSTLSAADYLVPATVGDSRIPPPSSQVEKQVKLILGLSRACLNSNPHERPTMQQVSNLLMKDRL, from the exons ATGTCTCTTACTGATCTTTGGGTGAACACCAATCAGCTTAGTGGTTCTATTCCTACATCATTGGGTAATTTGACATCTTTGAATGTCCTTTATTTGTACCAAAATCAACTCTTTGGTCTCATTCCTGTTGAACTTGGGAATTTGAAGTCTCTCACCAGTCTTTATTTGAGTAAGAATCAACTTAATGGCTCTATTCCTTCGTCATTGGGTAATTTAACATCTTTAAATAGCCTTTATTTGGAGAAAAATCAACTCTCTGGTCTCATTCCTACTGAACTTGGCAATTTGAAGTCTCTCACTAATCTTCAGGTGGCTGAGAATCAACTTAATGGCTCTATTCCTTCATCATTGGGTAATTTGATATCTCTGAAGGTCCTTTATTTGTACAACAATCAACTCTCTGGTCCCATTCCTATTGAACTTGGGAATTTGAAGTCTCTCACTGGTCTTTCTGTGAGCGAGAATCAACTTAATGACTCTATTCCTTCGTTATTGGGTAATTTGATATCTCTGAAAGTCCTTTATTTGTACAACAATCAAATCTCTGGTCCCATTCCTACTGAACTTGGCAATTTGAAGTCTCTCACTGATCTTGAGGTGGGTAGGAATCAACTTAATGGCTCTATTCCTTCATCATTGGGTAATTTGATATCTCTGAAGGTCCTTTATTTGTACGACAATCAACTCTCTGGTCCCATTCCTATTGAACTTGGGAATTTGAAGTCTCTCACTGGTCTTTCTGTGAGCAAGAATCAACTTAATGGCTCTATTCCTTCGTTATTGGGTAATTTGACATCTTTAAATCGCCTTTATTTGGAGAAAAATCAACTCTCTGGTCCCATTCCTACTGAACTTGGGAATTTGAAGTCTCTCACACATCTTGTGGTGTACAACAATCAACTTAGTGGTTCTATTCCTTCATCATTTGGTGATTTGGAATGTTTAAATCTCCTTTATATGTATGATAATGAGCTTGCAGGTCCCATTCCGATTGAACTTGGGAAGTTGAAGTCTCTCAATGATTTTAAGATGAACAACAATCAAATTAGTGGTTCTCTTCCACCAGAGTTCGGAAATGTAACTCAACTACAAAGACTTAATATGTCTTCGAATCATTTGGTTGGTGAGATCCCAAAGGAGTTTGGGAAGATGAAAAGAATGTTGTATTTGTCCTTGGCTAGCAACCAACTTTCAGGTGTTATACCTGTAGATCTTGGATTTTGTAGTGTTCTTGAAGTACTCGATCTATCCAAAAATAGATTGAATGGTTCGATTCCAAGAAGTATTGATCAATGGGCACATATCCACTATTTGAATCTTAGTACTAACAAGCTCAGTGAGAAAATTCCATCCCAGATTGGTAAATTAGTTCAGCTTACAGAACTTGATTTATCTCGTAATTTCCTCACGGAAAAGATACCATCTGAAGTTCAAAGTTTGCAAAGTTTGCAAAAATTGGATCTTTCTCACAATAGACTATCTGGTTCAATTCCTGATGCATTTACAAGTTTGCCAAACGGGATTGAGATCAACCTTTCTTACAATGAGCTCTCAGGTCCAATACCCTATTGCTCTAACTTTTTGAATGCGTCCATAGAAAGCAATCCAGATTTGTGTGGGAATGTTACGGGAGTGAAACTTTGTCCTAGTCGGATTATGAAGAAGAAAAATGATCCCTTTCATCATAAGCTTATCTTTGTAATTATGCTCCCTCTTATTGGGGCTGTTTTACTTGGTGCATTAACATATGGCCTCACTGCTTATCAACAACAAAAGAAAAAGTCTCCCCAAAAACCATCGGACGAAGAAAGTGGTGACTATTTTTCTATTACCAGTTTTGATGGAAAAGTAGTGTATGTTGATATCTTGAAGGCAACGAATGATTTCGATGAAGCATACTGCATTGGGACCGGAGGATATGGGACTGTGTACAAAGCCGAGCTACAAACTAACAATGTGGTAGCTGTCAAGAAACTCCATCCATCATCATCTGAGAATTTTGATCATAATGGATTTCTTAATGAGGTACGAGCGTTAACAAACATAAGGCATCGAAACATAGTGAAACTCTATGGATATTGCTCCCATGTTCGCCACTCATTTTTGATTTATGAGTACCTTGAAAATGGAAGTCTTGGATCAATCTTAAGAAGGGATGTCTTAGCAaaagaattggattggttgaaaaGGGTAAATATTGTAAAGGGTGTAGCTAATGGTTTGGCTTATATGCATCACGACTGCTCACCTCCTATAATTCATAGAGACATATCCATAGCCAACATCCTTCTTGATTCTGATTATGAGGCGCACATTTCTGATTTTGGCACATCCAAGCTTTTAAAGCTCGATTCATCTAACTGGACCGTAATTGCAGGGACCTTTGGTTATATCGCGCCAG AGCTTGCTTATACAATGGTGGCAAATGAGAAATGCGATGTGTATAGTTTTGGAGTTGTTGCGGTAGAAGTGATAATGGGAAAGCATCCAGGAGATCTCCTAACATCTTTATCAACATTGTCTGCTGCTGATTATCTGGTGCCAGCTACCGTGGGAGATAGTCGGATACCTCCCCCCTCATCACAAGTAGAGAAACAAGTTAAGTTGATTTTGGGTCTCTCAAGGGCATGTTTGAACTCCAATCCACATGAAAGACCAACAATGCAACAAGTTTCAAATCTGTTAATGAAGGATCGGCTATGA
- the LOC111918568 gene encoding LOW QUALITY PROTEIN: probable methyltransferase At1g29790 (The sequence of the model RefSeq protein was modified relative to this genomic sequence to represent the inferred CDS: substituted 2 bases at 2 genomic stop codons) encodes MTYPVKASFPDDELLAQKLLLKGCEPLPRRCCRPPSPPNYTEPYPIPKSFWSTPPNSSVIWTTXTCKNYXCLINRSHNQKHFEDCKDCFDLEGREKTRWVIKGKTKTDFAIEGVLVMKRHGMIRIGLDIGGGVGTFAVRMMERNITIITTSMNLNGPFNSFIASRGVVPMYISVSERLPFFDSTLDIVHSMHVLSNLIPTTLLHFLFFDIYWVLRPGGVFWLDHFFCVGEELEGVYVPLLESVGFNKVKWVVGKKMDRGLELNQRYLSALLEKSLF; translated from the coding sequence ATGACCTACCCGGTCAAAGCATCCTTCCCGGATGATGAACTTTTAGCACAAAAGCTCCTCCTCAAAGGCTGCGAGCCGCTCCCCCGCCGCTGCTGCCGCCCACCATCACCGCCAAACTACACCGAACCCTACCCAATTCCCAAAAGCTTCTGGTCAACACCACCCAATTCATCAGTCATTTGGACAACATAAACATGCAAGAACTACTGATGCCTTATAAATCGGTCGCACAACCAAAAACATTTCGAAGACTGCAAAGATTGTTTTGACCTTGAGGGTAGAGAGAAAACAAGGTGGGTGATCAAGGGTAAAACCAAAACCGATTTTGCGATAGAAGGAGTGTTAGTGATGAAGAGACACGGAATGATTCGAATCGGGCTTGATATCGGAGGTGGTGTGGGGACCTTTGCAGTTAGAATGATGGAAAGGAATATAACGATAATAACAACTTCAATGAATTTAAATGGTCCTTTTAATAGTTTTATAGCATCAAGAGGTGTTGTGCCTATGTATATAAGTGTTTCAGAGAGGCTTCCGTTTTTTGATAGCACCTTGGATATAGTTCACTCGATGCATGTATTGAGTAATTTGATTCCAACTACTTTGCtacattttttgttttttgatatttattgGGTTTTAAGGCCTGGTGGGGTGTTTTGGCTTGATCATTTCTTTTGTGTAGGGGAGGAACTTGAAGGGGTTTATGTGCCACTTTTGGAAAGTGTAGGGTTTAATAAAGTGAAGTGGGTGGTTGGGAAGAAGATGGATAGAGGGCTTGAGTTAAATCAGAGGTATCTTTCGGCTTTGCTAGAAAAGTCATTATTTTAA